From the genome of Meiothermus sp. CFH 77666:
CATGGTGCCCTTGTGGACGCCCTCGAGCTTTTCCATGCGGGGCTCGAGGTAGCGCACCGCGGCCTTCATGGTCTCGGCGGCTTGCAGCACGAAGGGCAGTTGCATTTTGCCTGCGCCGAACAGGTCGCCCACCACCTTCATGCCCTCCAGCAGAATTTTGTTGATGATTTCGACGGGGGTGTACTGGGTCAGGGCCAGATCGAGGTCGGCCTCGAGGCCCACCTTGCGTCCCTCGATGATGCGTTTTTGCAGACGCTCCTCGAGGGGGAGCCCGGCCAGGGGGTCGCGGGCCAGGGCCTTGTCCACCTTGTTCTTGGCGAAGTAGTCCACAAAGGCAAACAGGGGGTCGTGGGTCACCTCGCCGTCCGGCCCGAACTGCCGCCGGTCGTAGATCAGATCCAGGGCAAGCTGGTACTGTTCCTGGGGAATCTGGTTGATGGGCAGAATTTTACCGGCATTCAGAATCGCTGCCGTCAAGCCCGCCTGGATGCACTCGTCCAGAAAGACCGAGTTGAGCACCACCCGAGCCTGCGGCGAGAGCCCGAAGGAAACGTTGGAGATGCCCAGAATGAAGCCCACCTCGGGTAGCTGTTGGCGCAACCGGCGGATGCCCTCGATGGTCCACAGGGCCAGCTTGCGGGTGTCCTCGTCGCCCTGGGTGATGGGAAAGGTGAGCAGGTCAAAGAGGATGGCCTCCCCCATAATGCCGTGTACCTGGGTAAGGCGCTCGTACATGCGGAGGGCAATCTCCACCTTGCGTTCGACCGTCTTGGCCATGCCGGCTTCTTTGTCCTCGTCTATGGTCAGGGCCACCAGCGCGGCCCCGTGGCGTTTGGCCAGGGCCGCCACCCGGTCGAACTTTTCCAGGCCATCCTCGAGGTTCACCGAGTTCAATATGGCCCGCCCGCCCAGGTGCAGCAGGGCTTCCTCCATCACCTCGGGCTGGGTGGAGTCAATCATGATGGGAATGGGCACGCTGGTAGCAAAGCGCCTCAGCACCTCGCGCATGTCCCGCACCTCGTCGCGCCCGGTCCAGGCCACCGATACATCCAGCACGTGAGCGCCTTCGGCCACCTGCTCTGCGGCCAGCTCGCTCATGCCGTCGAAGTCGCCGGCAAACAGCAGCTCGCGGAACTTCTTGCTCCCCGTGGCGTTGGTTCGCTCCCCCACAATCAAAATGCCGGTGTCCTGTCTGAGCGGGACGCTCTGGTAGAGGCTGGCTACCTGCCCGCTGGGTCGGGAGGCTGGGGTTAGGAGTGCGTTCGGGCTGCGCTCGGCCCTGGACGCCAGACCCCGGACGGCCTGGGCCAGCACCCCAATATGCTCCGGCCCGGTGCCGCAGCAACCGCCCACCACGTTCAGGCCGTACTCCTGCACAAACTTGAGCTGCCAGCGGGCCAGCTCGGCGGGGGTGAGGTCGAATACCGCCTTGCCTCCCTCGTTGCGGGGCAGGCCCGCATTGGGCAGGCAGCTCACCCAGCGGGTGCTGTGCTGGCAGAAATGGCGGATGTGCGAGTCCATCAGGTCGGGGCCCACGGCGCAGTTGATGCCCACCACATCTACCGGCAGGCTCTCCAGCACGGCCAGGGCGGCGCTGTCGTCGGTGCCGACCAGCATGGTGCCGGTGGCCTCGATGGTGACCTGCACCTGCAGGGGCACCTCCCGCTCTGCGTCCTGCATGGCCTGCCGGGCGGCCAGCACCGCACAGCGCACCTGCAGGATGTCCTGGCAGGTTTCAATCAGAAGCAGGTCTACCCCGCCGCGCAGCAACCCCCTGGCCCCGGTGCGGTACGAGGCAAAAAGCTCCTTCCAGCCAATCTGCCCCAGCGAGATGAGCTTGGTGCCGGGCCCCAAGGCCCCAGCCACAAAGCGGGGCTTTTCGCTCGAGGCCGAGAGGCGCGAGCCCACTGCTTGAGGGTGGGGACTTGGCACACTGTGAAGCCCTCGTCTTGCGCTCGAGTACGCCTGGGCGGCCTTCCGTGCAATCTGGGCGGCGGCAAAGGCCAGGTCTTCGGCCTCGGCCTCCAGGCCGTACTCGGAAAGCACGTGTGGCAGACAGCCAAAAGTGTTGGTCTCTATAACGTCTGCGCCCGCCTCGAGGTAGCTGCGGTGAATCGTCTCGATCACATCCGGGCGGGTGCGGTTCAAAATTTCAGGACAGCCGCTATACTGCTCGCCCCCATAATCCGCGTCGCTCAGGTTGTACTTGAAAATTTCGGTGCCCATGGCCCCGTCGTAGACCAGCACCCGCTCCGAAAGGGCTTTCAGATACGGGAAAGCCTCTGCACGGGCCGCCCGCTGGTAGCCCTGGGCGGTCAGGGGTTCGATGCCTTGCTCGGCAAAGAAGTCACGCGGTGCGCTCACACTCACAAGGGCTATTGTAGGGCATGGTATACCAGAGCTAAAGGCGGAGCATGTTTATCCGGAGCCCACAGCTGGTAGCAAATCGCCCACAGCCGATAGCCATTGGACAGACTGGCAGGGTTTTTGGATGGTTGCTTGGCTTGAGATAGGTCTCGTTTCATCAGCCAGGACGCTTTCGGCCTTCGGCTTTAGGCTTTCAGCAGCCTCGTAGAATGACAACTTCAAGTGTACCGATCCAGCACCTTATGCTCTATTTCTGTGGGTTTTGCTCGGCCTCGAGTTCCCACAGCAAGTCGCGCAGAATCCAGCCCCTGCCGGGCGCTTGCAGCTCGCCACTGCCGATCCGCTCAATCAGATAATGGCGGACTTTGGCAATGGGCAGGCCAGCGTGTATGAGCTCCCCCAGGTTACGGCTTCCATCCAGCAGCACGGTCATATCCCTGGGGTCGCGGATGCCTGCCTGGGTACGGCGGGCTGAAGGGTGGCGGATACGCAGGGCGAACCAGGCGTATTTACGCAGTTTGGTCAGGTCGCCCTCCCGGAGCCCGCGCCAGGCCCGCTCGGCAGCGATAATGAGGGGAACCCCCCAGCTTTTGGCCGCCGCACGCACACTTTTGCCCCCCACAAAGACCGCATAGGGCTCTACCGCTCGGGGGGTTTCCAGAACCCGGCTGGGGGAGTCCATCACACTGCGAAAGCGGGTCCACTGGTCGTTCAGGCGGGCCCACTCTCCCATGAATGCCTTGAAGGGCATTAGCGGAACACCCTGTACTGCCCCGGCTTCAAACTTAAAGCGCCCTTGCTCGGGGTGTAGCGGAAAGGTCGAGATGGCCTCGAAGCCCTCCCAGTCCAGAATGCCCCCCGCAACTACCTCGCCCTCCTCAAAGTGCAAATGCAGGGGGAGTTTGCCACTTTCCAGGTGCAAAACCCCGGTTCCACGGTTGGCGTGGATCATCTCCAGAACATCGCTCAGCGGGATGGTACTGAAACTGCCTTCCACCGCAAACCCTCTCCTGGCCCCAGCACCAGGGTGGAGCCCTGCCCCACATAGTCTTGCATGGCTCTGCGAATGGCCTCGGTATGGTGAACCTCGGTCAGTGCAGCCAGGGTTGGGCCAGCCCCTCCCACAAAAGCGGCCAGCGCACCCGCCGCATAAACCCGTTCAAGCGCCGCCTCGAGGCCCGGCATCAGGTGTGCCCGGTAGGGCTGGTGCAGGCGATCCTTTGCCGCTTCCCGCAAGGCCACCAGACGCCCCGAGTAAAGGGCTGCCGGCCAGAGTGCGCTGCGAGCCAGGTTATAGACCGCATCGGCAAGGGGAATGGTTTGGGGTAGCGCTGCTCTGGCCAGGGGGGTGGGCACTTCGTAAGGGGGAACTCCCAAGACGAACACCAGCCCTTTAGGGGTGGGCAGGGGCAGGGCCAGAGGGGGGTCGGCCAGAGCCGCCACAAAGCCCCCGTACACCGCAGGCGCTACATTGTCGGGGTGGCCTTCCAGGGCGGCGGTGACCGCAAATATGCCCTCTTTGCCGAGCCGATGCCCCGAGAGCAGGTCGGCCAGCGCAGCCCCGGCGACCAGAGCCGCCGAGCTGCTGCCCATCCCACGGGCCAGCGGGATGGGGTTGTGAGCCTGGATGGCCAGGGGGGGCGGATTGGCATCGCCCAGGGCTTGCCAGGCGGCCCGGTAACCCTGGTGGATCAGGTTGTCGGGGGTATTGGGTACATGCCCCTGGCCGGTGTAGTGCAACTGATCGGTGGATGCTGGCGAGGCGCTGACCTCGAGGTACAGATCAAGGGCGACCCCCAGCGCATCGAAGCCAGAACCCAGATTGGCCAGGGTGGCCGGAACTTGAACGTAAAGGGCTTCGTCGGACATAGCTCTCCCGCCAGAAGCGGTTCATGTCATCATAACCCCAGACCTTCTCGGGAAGTGCTCAAAAACTACGAAGGAGACTTCCCCTAATCGGAGCCTGCCAAGCCATAATCCAGACGGCTGACATGGTACACTGCCCATTAGCTTATTGTGGATGCGAAAGCCCTTTACCCATTGCTTGTGCCTGGTGGCGAGTCTAAGAATGGCCTCGAGGCCAGGGCATGAGGATCGGTAGCAGGGTATGGCGGGTTTGAGGCCCGATCAGCAAGGAAATGCCTTGAATTTCGGTATGCGGATTGAAGCGCTTTTTAGGCATCGCGCCTCAAACCTACGG
Proteins encoded in this window:
- the thrB gene encoding homoserine kinase; this encodes MSDEALYVQVPATLANLGSGFDALGVALDLYLEVSASPASTDQLHYTGQGHVPNTPDNLIHQGYRAAWQALGDANPPPLAIQAHNPIPLARGMGSSSAALVAGAALADLLSGHRLGKEGIFAVTAALEGHPDNVAPAVYGGFVAALADPPLALPLPTPKGLVFVLGVPPYEVPTPLARAALPQTIPLADAVYNLARSALWPAALYSGRLVALREAAKDRLHQPYRAHLMPGLEAALERVYAAGALAAFVGGAGPTLAALTEVHHTEAIRRAMQDYVGQGSTLVLGPGEGLRWKAVSVPSR
- the metH gene encoding methionine synthase, whose translation is MSAPRDFFAEQGIEPLTAQGYQRAARAEAFPYLKALSERVLVYDGAMGTEIFKYNLSDADYGGEQYSGCPEILNRTRPDVIETIHRSYLEAGADVIETNTFGCLPHVLSEYGLEAEAEDLAFAAAQIARKAAQAYSSARRGLHSVPSPHPQAVGSRLSASSEKPRFVAGALGPGTKLISLGQIGWKELFASYRTGARGLLRGGVDLLLIETCQDILQVRCAVLAARQAMQDAEREVPLQVQVTIEATGTMLVGTDDSAALAVLESLPVDVVGINCAVGPDLMDSHIRHFCQHSTRWVSCLPNAGLPRNEGGKAVFDLTPAELARWQLKFVQEYGLNVVGGCCGTGPEHIGVLAQAVRGLASRAERSPNALLTPASRPSGQVASLYQSVPLRQDTGILIVGERTNATGSKKFRELLFAGDFDGMSELAAEQVAEGAHVLDVSVAWTGRDEVRDMREVLRRFATSVPIPIMIDSTQPEVMEEALLHLGGRAILNSVNLEDGLEKFDRVAALAKRHGAALVALTIDEDKEAGMAKTVERKVEIALRMYERLTQVHGIMGEAILFDLLTFPITQGDEDTRKLALWTIEGIRRLRQQLPEVGFILGISNVSFGLSPQARVVLNSVFLDECIQAGLTAAILNAGKILPINQIPQEQYQLALDLIYDRRQFGPDGEVTHDPLFAFVDYFAKNKVDKALARDPLAGLPLEERLQKRIIEGRKVGLEADLDLALTQYTPVEIINKILLEGMKVVGDLFGAGKMQLPFVLQAAETMKAAVRYLEPRMEKLEGVHKGTMVLATVKGDVHDIGKNLVDIILSNNGYKVVNLGIKKPIEEILAAVEEHQPDAVGMSGLLVKSTVVMKENLEYMAARNIGLPVVLGGAALNRHYVENDLRQTYTTGPVFYASDAFDGLQIMEELTGHAPPRLTSREVSGHKYKTAYEILQEKLMAGSAYIPSNIPPAPRIPRPPFWGRRVVDQGELEIGVISRYVNKNALFRGQWGFRKGEMSQPEYEAYLERLAEPMFEDMVLQAMGEGWLEPAVVYGYWPVASDKNDLIVFDPTSGAELFRFNFPRQMGAGSRHLCIADFFRPRHAEPLGDERAWFPPAAWDNGARDVLAAQVVTMGRRVSQVAQELFQSDAYQDYLYLHGFSVEMAEALAEYWHKRIRQQLDIAQDDATSLEELFRQGYQGSRYSFGYPACPRLEDQKHLQDLLQWQEIGVELSEEYQLHPEQSTSAIVVHHPAAKYFNL
- a CDS encoding DUF4388 domain-containing protein, whose product is MEGSFSTIPLSDVLEMIHANRGTGVLHLESGKLPLHLHFEEGEVVAGGILDWEGFEAISTFPLHPEQGRFKFEAGAVQGVPLMPFKAFMGEWARLNDQWTRFRSVMDSPSRVLETPRAVEPYAVFVGGKSVRAAAKSWGVPLIIAAERAWRGLREGDLTKLRKYAWFALRIRHPSARRTQAGIRDPRDMTVLLDGSRNLGELIHAGLPIAKVRHYLIERIGSGELQAPGRGWILRDLLWELEAEQNPQK